One Lytechinus pictus isolate F3 Inbred chromosome 11, Lp3.0, whole genome shotgun sequence genomic window, ATACTAATTAGCGCTGACTGGCCAAGCGTTTGATTTCTTCTTGAGCAATTATCTTATATACAGCACGTTAAATATTTGGTGACATATGCTCAATGTGACGCCATCCAGCCAAATAAAGCACATTGACCCACTTACCGACAATTCAACGGAATGCTTTTAAGGGGGGAAATTGATATACTTGACTAACAGAGAGTGACACCTCCTTGGAAAATATACGTTTTAATCCTAATGTTTTAATTTTCTAAAATTAGATATGTCATTCGACACAATCTCATGATGGAGATCGAAGTAGCGCTAATCCTATAAATACAGAGCACCTTGAGGACCTAATCATCAAACGGCAGACCATAGAGATATTCAAGATATACCTGTTCTCCTGAAGGTGAGTCAAGTGTTCTTTCATCTTGTAGTCATAAGGAATGTCCAGTATTTTAAATATAtcctacactgttaaaaaagtgattttgcagaaagcaataacagaatcattctgtaaatttataaaacaggaatttttctgcaatttaacagaacaggtctgtttaaaaagggggaaagggtgttttatttaaaggaaatttgtaaaattccatacaccaaataccaatttcctgttagattacgcaatctggtaagattacaggtgttctcgagactctgctgcgggaacttcttttattttcaggataaattttctaacagtgtatataCGGTGTTTTAAGTTACTTTATACTGTTACTGGAACTTAGAGAGTAGTCCTTAGCAAAACAGAGGCGAATAAATGAATTGGAATAACTTGTAGTAATCGTGGGGGATGTTAGAGGTCTAATGGACTGACTCTAAGATTCTTTAGATGCAAAGAAACTAGGGAAACATATGAGCATGATGGAACAAAGACATGAAAGATGGATGTTTGTATTAGACGAAGTGCCATTTTTCATCCATGTGGGCCTTTTTAGTATAAAAAAACACCGTCTCGTGTAAAaaacgttgaaaaaaaaaacaatggaccAATATTACGTTACACTATACAGTAGCAAAATCACTTCTTTACTCCTAGTGGTCATCTATAAACTTTACACCTATCTTTGAAACCCCCAAACTCCGAATTTAATCTGAACTAAAAAAAGTTAAGGAGTGAATTTTAGGATGTGTATGCTTGTACATCACTGTGTTGAATTTCATTAACCTCTCAATTTCTTCCcttgaaaattatgcaaataacgTTTTATTCAATCGTTACTGCTTCATTTTgctattatatattcatgtgttGATTATCGGTTGGAGTCCTCGACAAGCAACATTATGACCTTAAGGAAACTAATTAAGGGAGGGAAATAGTAAAACTTCAATCACATCCATGACTTCAGAAAGAAAGAATCAACAATACTGCAGGAATCCAATGTTTCATGATAAAATCATTACGCTATTGACATTTGTTAAATTTATATGCTTAACAACAGATCATCTGAACCATCCTACCAATCACCATGGCTAAGGCTCTATTCTTCGTCCTGGCTTGCGCCCTCATCGTTGCCGTCATCGCCGACTACGAGTTCGACGACGACACCCTTGAGTTCTTTGAGACCGAGAAGAGGGGTATGGGAAGGAAGCTCAAGAAGTACAAGAGTAAGTTGATCTAGCCATTACTATCTGACTTTGGCCATGCTCTAAAAGACCTTATGCATTGACAGCAGAAGGATTGCCTTGCATGCGTTGGTGTTCCGCAGCTGTCGTATCTCTGACAACTCCGTTTACACGtgttcctatatcctctgagggagggcgctatgattAAGACATCACGCGTAAGGTCTATTGTAGTCCATTCTCAAGAAAATTCATATCAATTACTATATGAATATCAGTCTTCAGGCATGTGAATTCAAAGCCCTGACTGCTACCCTTTTCAGATAACTTAAGAACTTCTTTTGTACAACACACATGAGGTTTGCCAATGTTTAAGTTGATAATTATATTGCACGTTGTTTGTTGTAATCAATAGATTTATGATACTCCTATATACCTTATTTGAATTACATTCCCTACCCTATTCTCAATGATCACAGTACAGGACacaatcttcattttttttagtcatGTCAATTATGCATAATGTTTCCGTGTAGCACGAGGAGGGGGGATGGGGTGGAATGATTGCTTGCAATCATCTTGTTCGCTACTCAGCCAATACgggaaccatggacctactacattCTGAAAATTAGTTCCCACTGCCATGATTTGCGCCACGATTGAAACAGTTGTTTTAATCGTGGAGTAGTCGTAGTGATCGTATCGGATCGTATCAGATCGTAACATATCgtattgatcatataattttttgtatggtTAAAAAAATGTCACGATCAGTTACGAAAGGGTTATGGTGACAATCGGAACGATGTATTAgtataaaaattgtataaatattttgttgcaCAACGTCCtctattgtaattttgtatatcTGGCTGTGTATCAAGGGTaacatttttcaaatcattattattataataatgataatatagggtatttatattgcgcacatatccaccttgttaggtgctcaaggcgctcctatattacccggctaagctaataggcgttcacagcgcacacagcttcttaaggaattacttcctaccggtacccatttacctcacctgggttgagtgcagcacattgtggatcagtttcttgctgattacaaattacaaatattaTTCAACTATGATTGATTTAAATCTTCTGGGATCTTTGACTAATACAAATGTAATTTATAAATCACtatgttttttaaaataaatcacaTGGATTGGAAAGAAAACCTTTACAGTTATTAGTTGGCCCACTTTTCCCTTCCCGGCATGCATGAAACCATGGATcagtaataggtccatgatgggACTCTACTTATTCTCTTGGTTTTGATTCTTTACATCCTTGTAAATCAATtcgaataacaataaacattatATTAACAGTAGGCCCATTGAATCAATTTTCTTTGGTAATGCTGTAAAAATAATGTTAAGCCTGTTCATGTCGATAACAGAAAGACctgataaaaataacataagGCCCAGTATTGCATATTTATGGgagatatttttaaaaacaattttagaaGGGAAATTTCAGTCGTTGCAAATATTTTTAAGCATTCGGGAGAAAATTAAAGGCTTCTCGGAGATATTTTAGCCTGAGAACTAACTTTGAAATTTCCTTTTACGGAGTCGAATTCAGCCAGCCAGCACAATCAATAATGAATAGCAATTGCCGTTTTAAATTGTCACATGATCTCTTTTTCGTTGCAGCCTGTCAGCAATTCGGTATGCAATGCTGGTGCAGCAGACGTACTAACAGCGTTGTCTTCTGCAGTGGTACGTTCTAATTTTGAAGCTTCATTGAGCAATTCTTGTGAATTACAAATTGATGAATTACGTGATTATTCATTAACAATATGTTTATCATATCTATAACCCAATTTTTAAGAGTAATTTTGTGCCGGGACTTATTATCTCAACATTTGGTGTGATCCATTCTTAAACACCAAATATACCAAATTTTATGgacatttttatatgaaaaatgattttcGTCATTCccttttatcaatatttcatcatCGGGATCATATAACATCGAGTGAATAATAATTGATGGCGAGGAAATAATTAATTGGCAAAACTATAATTCATCACGCTATTCACTTTATTCCGAATCGAACGTGAAGCACAAAAATATcgtcttatatatatatatatatatatatatatatacatatattgtgATACATTGTATGCGTAATCTCGCTATGCTGGCTTGCTGTAAATATATACTTTCTTATATTTCTTTGTAACTTCACAGGAGCTGGAAATGGAGATGGCATCTAAATTTTAGTCTAGCAGCAGATAACCCCATCAACAAATCAGAATGAAATGACATTTGGACCGTCCCGACGCGCTCTATCTTCTCTCCTTAATTCTTGTGTTTTATCGCATTGGTACCATATTCgatgatattgtaataaaaattgtttaaacaaaCAACAACTAGTAACGTGTCTTTAATGTGGCTTCATAAATATGTGGCTTCATTTGTTTGTGTGCGTAATTGTAAATGGGACAAAATGTGAAATGTGCTTTAAAAGGGATACTCTGGGCAGaacatatttatatctaaatatataaatagagtagaattcacagagcaaaatgctgaaattttcatcaaatttggataacgaagttattgaattttaaagatttgcatttatCCCGATGAAACAGATCTAGGCATAtcttcgtgaatattcattaggtcggctgatgatgtcacatccccactttcctttttttctcatgatattacatgatataatattttttgttttcataaaatgtgtaaatgacgTGTCTCCTTTTTAATGAagtaagttgcagcaagaaataacgaatgcacttaatcagttgtcaatccaattgttttagttcttggtagaacatttttaataaacctaatttcatataataaaatacaaaagaacaagtgggggatatgacatcatcagcccaccttattCATGAGGACATGTCTAGaaatgtttcaccggaataatgcaaatctttaagaTTTAATAACTCCGTTATTTgtattatccgattttgatcaaattttcagcattttgctctgtgaatttacACATCTGCATGTATTTATTCACCAAATTTATTTCACCAAATGGTTTTTAGGCGAATATGGATTAGACCATGGACCTAGGAAGAACATGTTGGAAGAGATCAAAGTAATCAGTAATATAGAAAaaatagaccaaatggcatatcaCCGAGGGTACGGCCAAACACAAGTCAAATAGTGCTAATAGGcctacttaaagggatggtccaggctggaaatatttatatatcaataaatagagtaaaattcacagaagaaaatgctgaaaattcgaTTAagatcggataacaaataacaaatttattgaattttaaagatttgcattattccgctgaaacatgtctttatgaatattcattaggtgggctgatgatgttatatctccacttgttcttttgtacattgaaattaggtttattcaaaaaatttctaccaagaactaaaataattgaattgccAACCagggttgtttgatttaaatcatgtcgatttaaatcatgatttaaatcgcgatttaaatcacttgatttttttcaaaaaaatcactgatttaaatcaacttttatgaaaaaaaattggttttctttattttctcttcttcttaacaCATGCCTTAGAGAtactttaaaagaatgatacaccctcatggagtctgatttaacaccactgttttattttcaaattgtaaaacaagcaaaactgatgaaaacaacaagtttctaacgaagtaatgataaataactcTCTGTATGTACACCAAACTGTTAaatcttcaataaaataatatataaaatctacAAAGGTGCACAAAGTCCACAACTTGGATACTTTTACAAAACAGCTGAACTACTTGTATGTACCTCCTTCTTGTTACTATTAATACCCATTCTTTCAATTACTTAAGTTGAAGGCATATGTGTACATTTGataagaattacatgtatatttgtatgCTTGTGTATTTTCTTACCAAGAGAAAGAATTTACCTTGTGTATGCTGAAGATGCTGATGGTCATCTTGGGCAACATCCGGTCGATCATTGTTGCACTTTTCATGGTGTGTTTTCATCCGCTTCACAATCCCCATCAACTCAAAACCACATAGTTTGCACTTTGCTCTGAATCCAGTGGCAGATTTTGATGGCAGTTTCTCAAAAAAGTACCAAATGGGGTCTGATtttcttccagacatgatgctTATTCATGCATCACAAAAGCTGCAAAACCCTTTGTTTATTAGCTATTACCAGCTGTTAGTTGGGAAGTCCCCCATGTGATAGTTCTAGGAAATATTCCTAGCTAAAATCCCCCATGTGATAATTCTAGGAAATATTCCCAGCTAGAATTCCCAAGGGCAGTATAGGAACCCTAACAGGCCtttaataatgtcaattttgttggaaattctcAAGTTCTTTGAGTACTTCATGCATTGGAGTAACACTTCGGATGTTTTGAACTGACTGATATAAAAATTTCAAgagtttaaatgtatacataatacataacattacttgggcttccataaaatgtccctctctataatgcaaataaatttaaaaaaaataaaaaaaattacctgtatataagtggattattgtgtcaaatagtacaatacacaatgttcaaaagaatacttgaccactattattggtgtaaaacagtttaaatatagtttaaaacttgttaagtgtgaccattatttttcgttggaaaaaaaaaaaaaaatctgatttaaatcataaaaatccgatttaaataaaaaaaatccgatttttttgattttttttaaaaaatctaaaaaatcaaCAACCCTGTTGCCAACTGTTTAAGttcattagttatttattgccgcaacttatttcatcataatggagataCATCATcttcacatgtatgaaaaaatgaaacatttatgatttcatataataacataagaaaaaggtcagtggggatgtgacatcatcatcccacctaatgaatattcatgacgatgtttcccaaaatattgataaaatttaaaatctaataactttgttatttgtaatccgattttgatgaaattttcagcattttgctctgtgaattttactctattcatttagaTTTTAAGAGTTGACTTGAAGTCATAACACACAGTAATAAACTgttatacacagtaaaaataaacacgtagtttaagcctgtcactctaataACAAGTCGTTTAAACTTGTTTTGTCATTGTTTATACTTATCAAACAACtagtttaaaaagtttaaacagttgtttaaaaagtttaaatagCATTTGTTACAGTGACGGGCTttaacaacgtgcttaaaatttcaaacagcgtttttacagagTACAGCTTGTATGAACATACATTTAGCCTGCACTAATGGTTGTTCTCTGAAGCgtttaaaaaaagattgaacATAATGATTTAACATATTAAACAGCAATGTTTAATATTTAAAGCCATGAATATTAGAAATATATGGTTGTTTCATTTCAAAACCTTCTGTTTACAATTTAAGTAACACTTGACAAGATCACAAAGTGAAGTATGTTGCACATAATGTGTTTACTGTGCAGGGAATAGCAAGATGATTTAAATTCATGTAGTATGAACTTTACTCGGCTTCGTGGTTATCCGTGTAAAATCTTCCAGTCGACTACGTAaggtttaccccccccccgtccGTGAACCGGTGCTTACATTGTTAGAGGTAAGGTACATACAATTATTCCTTTTTGTTTAttagtttgggttatttttatttcaactcATCTCAATTTAAGGGGAAAAAAGATATCATTACCCAGAGttaatatgaaaacaataaaaaataatacaaattaatataaaatggATGCAATATGACTATATTTTTTCACGCAcatttaatattaataatgcatTTAAAGGCATCTTATAAGGCGGGGGTTCCATGAGGATGTTATAAAGTAACACACGAAGTTGCGCATGACTGGAACATATTCTTAGGTGCAAAGTCGGACACTTTGGGATGTATCATTTGGCGAAAGAATGGGTCTCCACTTGTACGTAAATTGTTCGTATACGCATGGTATAGCAGCATGTTTAAagtaattcattaaaatataccCTTGTAAAGCAAGCATATTTAGTTGGAAATCAAATAACTCTAAAGTCATAGTGCatgtgtttttattatttttgatttGGCTAAAAAGATTTAACATCTACATTCGTggatcactggcgtaaatcccggggggatggggggatatatcccccccacttttcgaggaggggggatggcctgtacaatcaccccccctcccactttttacgaaagaaataaaaaaaaaatcacaagagataattgttttattggtgaaaattcttcctaaaataccgcttaacaaataaaacaatattattgaatcataaaatgcaaataaagagccagttcaccatttccaaacgaaatacttatatccttattataacattgaagagaaacccccgtttcttccaattcatcaatgttggggtctttgggaagggattaagatggaatgtcaaaatattttgaatgtaatctctaataaaaccattaaaccatcatggggtaaaaaaataataatattggaggggtatttgccatatggacatacagtggcgtaactacgggggggggggggggcatgggaggcacatgctccccccatcggctgacaaaaaaaaacccggggaaatggggaaaaagagaaaagagggagaaaaggaaaagaaacgtagtgggaaagaagaaagtattattcattataatgttatattatattataattatgttatgttacattacataagaattttttttttcataactttatgaaacataatttgcccagggcctacgtcttcattgttcctggtgctcgcattgtctgttcaacgataatcctgttgtactaaaacatcccgttttcaagtcaatataaaccaaatatatttcctagcacttgagttatcattgttttatgtagtgacataggcctatgcttcttttacatgactcaaaaagtgattgccccatgttaaggtcttcgtatatatgaaaacatttcctgtccgtgattacgttcgcattagtggattggtgagattatgtctgctcttcatgaattcctaaaatcagtccttaaaatgtccctttttctgacctaatatcaaaaattttcagctcgcgcttcgcactcgcatcatttggttaatgaaatacgtatggtccaagttaattcctacaaagaaaccttagaatgccccacttcaggtctgaattatctaacttatctaaattttctgctcgcgcctcacgctcgcaatatttgattagtgagatgcgtatgataatcatgattgcaatgactacaaaaagtgtttcatgtgttcagatgtaattctactAAAATCAGCAAgggcttggcactcgcattagatgactatggtgagatatgcatactcttaatggattcctaaaatatattccttaaaatctcgctgtttggggtcaaaataaacgaaaatttcagctcgcgcttcgcgctcgcattgtttagcgagacaggtaactATCATGATTacgcaaatttgattataatgtccctttttaggtgtgaatatttaaaaaattcagctcgcgcttcgcgctcgcataatttgatcagtgagatacatatccgttcaatgacattgtccttaaaatgtctctattaggtcagaataactagcaactgagtgcgcttcgcgcgctcactcagtgattcaaagattttgctggcgcccccacaatgccgtgacccacggtacgccactgtggacatatcaattacaattccttgcatatctaaaaacatgattgcaaaaaaaatgccaaaatatttcagtcatccccccgacccctcaacacggatttacgccagtgtcgTGGATACTTCATTCTTTTCCAGTCATAGTATTGtggttttttcccccaaaaatctacaattttgttagtagaaaaacaaagttttatacttttgttttaatgtaGACACAAGGTAAAGATATGGCtatgtaatatataaaatgaTCTATACAAAAATGTATCTTgggggatgtttttttttttcttatttaatgAAGTATATAATTTTGAGTAGAATTTATGCAGATGCTGCAAAATTTTAATCATATGTTCCCCATTCCTTCCTATCTTCAAGGAAGTGATTGTTTTTTTAACTGCGTTctgtttttctatttctttaaaatattttatatttgtctCTCCTTCTTCATAATACTGCACTCGTGACCTGATTTGTGCGCCAGCAcactgttttgaataaaattgttCTATTTTCCTTCTTAAATCTACtgtatctttttcatgattaccctTGTCAGTGCTATTAATAAGcttttcatatttcctttctAGAATCTTTATATTAGCATTCTCTTTTGATTTTAGACGTTTGGCAAACGAAGGGAGCATTCTTTTATCTTGATTTTACACATATCCCAAATGTATGATATATCATTTTGAAGTTTCAGCTcgtctttcatttcatttattatatttctAATTAACGACTTATATTCTTCATTCACTAAAAGAGAGTTATTCAACTTCCAATACCCTCTACCTCGATTTATATTTCCACAAATCAATG contains:
- the LOC135155990 gene encoding uncharacterized protein LOC135155990; the encoded protein is MAKALFFVLACALIVAVIADYEFDDDTLEFFETEKRGMGRKLKKYKTCQQFGMQCWCSRRTNSVVFCSGAGNGDGI